From Papaver somniferum cultivar HN1 unplaced genomic scaffold, ASM357369v1 unplaced-scaffold_29, whole genome shotgun sequence, a single genomic window includes:
- the LOC113341407 gene encoding telomere repeat-binding factor 4-like: MGAPKQKWTAEEEEALIAGINKHGTGKWKNIQKDPEYGHILAARSNIDLKDKWRNMSVATGEGSRPKGVKAAAATPKVPKMTPSAIFQTPSSSQTAEDAKDKVLDPTKIAPDVKPPPRYDLMILEALSNIKDPNGADIGAINDFIEQRHEVPSNFRRLLSSKLRRLAAQDKLEKVQHYYKIKKDAPLGITMTMEQTPKPNDSRTKQSQDSSFPSSTFKESTMFTAQKIAEAENKSFVASEAVKEAERVEKMAEHSACMKLFFEDILEQCKRGEPAIMAF; encoded by the exons ATGGGAGCTCCGAAGCAGAAATggacagcagaagaagaagaagcacttATAGCTGGTATTAACAAACACGGAACTGGAAAATGGAAAAACATACAAAAAGATCCTGAATACGGTCATATTCTTGCTGCTCGTTCCAACATTGATCTAAAG GATAAATGGAGGAATATGAGTGTTGCAACTGGGGAGGGTTCTAGGCCAAAAGGTGTTAAGGCTGCAGCAGCCACACCAAAGGTGCCAAAGATGACTCCATCAGCCATCTTTCAAACTCCATCATCCTCTCAAACTGCCGAGGATGCAAAAGATAAAGTTTTGGATCCTACAAAAATCGCACCAGATGTGAAGCCTCCACCACG GTACGATCTGATGATCCTTGAAGCACTTTCTAACATTAAAGATCCCAATGGTGCAGATATTGGTGCTATCAACGATTTTATTGAG CAAAGGCATGAAGTGCCATCTAACTTCAGAagattgttaagttcaaagttgaGAAGGCTTGCGGCACAGGACAAACTTGAAAAG GTCCAACATTACTACAAGATCAAGAAAGACGCTCCGTTAGGAATAACGATGACGATGGAACAAACACCAAAACCAAATGATAGTCGAACAAAACAATCACAGGACTCTAGCTTTCCTAGCTCCACATTCAAAGAATCGACAATGTTTACGGCCCAAAAAATTGCTGAGGCTGAAAACAAGTCATTTGTGGCGTCTGAGGCAGTTAAGGAAGCAGAGAGGGTAGAAAAGATGGCTGAACACTCGGCATGTATGAAACTGTTTTTTGAAGATATATTGGAACAAT GCAAACGTGGTGAACCTGCAATCATGGCTTTTTGA